A region of Haliotis asinina isolate JCU_RB_2024 chromosome 9, JCU_Hal_asi_v2, whole genome shotgun sequence DNA encodes the following proteins:
- the LOC137296539 gene encoding coadhesin-like produces MTATQIVLAGIYLCAVAIHVTDAATCSYRNSRSTSYTVGCSWNGWQRCTRYKISYFTGTCSHGGWSDYSAWKNTWGCSKTCGGGTQAQRRTRTCTNPTPTPVYGNNCVGSATETRSIPCNMDPCPVNGGWSDWSSWENQGSCSSTCGTDGTITQRSTRTCTNPSPANGGSQCSGNTYKLRSATCNRTPCPTDGGWTAFTSWENVGSCSATCGGGVQNQRQNRSCTNPAPQHNGAACIGSTTRTRTISCNPQSCPVDGGWSVFSDWVDQGVCSAECGGGDQRQTRERTCNDPAPAYGGAECSGDSTETRIIDCNTHNCPVDGGWTDFSDWIDEGFCSAECGGGEQSQTRERTCSNPTPAYGGAECSGNSTETRTIDCNTHNCPVHGGWSDWTEFADEGECSVSCGGGDQQQKRDRQCNNPTPEHGGLDCEGDSTETKSVPCNTHECPVHGGWSEWSNWTYEDECPVTCGGSPVMESRLRSCDAPAPAHGGDDCEGSPTENRTGLCNDNPCPVNGGWGDWSEWSQDGECSVSCGGGTVNERHTRQCDNPAPAHGGEECVGDDVNTRDAECNTHECPVDGGWSDWSDWRLDGKYTVTGNTGTANMVHDRTCTNPAPAFNGKECEGPSKEHTQASCPVTQCQGICDDSSTTYAFPGEYTAYYGCKEGQMTKKTCSSRDYYNTDDRSCVKICEPTGLSKKIHPGRKCNKFIFCVFGSPWEMPCFGQDAVCPSDCVQ; encoded by the exons TTGCAGCTACAGGAATTCGCGTTCCACGAGCTATACAGTTGGGTGCAGCTGGAATGGATGGCAAAGGTGCACAAGATACAA AATATCGTATTTCACTGGAACATGCA GTCATGGCGGATGGTCTGATTACTCAGCTTGGAAAAATACCTGGGGTTGCTCTAAAACCTGTGGTGGAGGAACCCAGGCTCAGCGAAGAACTCGCACCTGCACCAACCCTACTCCAACACCCGTTTACGGTAACAACTGTGTTGGTTCAGCGACCGAAACACGAAGTATACCGTGCAACATGGATCCTTGTCCAG TCAACGGTGGCTGGAGTGACTGGTCCAGTTGGGAAAACCAGGGGTCATGTTCAAGCACGTGCGGTACTGATGGAACTATTACTCAGAGGAGCACACGCACGTGCACAAACCCTAGTCCCGCTAATGGAGGATCTCAGTGTAGTGGAAATACATACAAGCTGCGTTCTGCCACCTGCAACAGAACCCCTTGTCCGA CTGATGGTGGCTGGACCGCTTTCACTAGTTGGGAAAACGTGGGAAGTTGTTCAGCTACTTGTGGCGGAGGAGTGCAGAACCAGAGACAGAATCGCTCGTGTACAAACCCCGCACCTCAACATAATGGCGCTGCCTGTATCGGAAGCACGACCCGGACACGAACCATATCGTGCAATCCCCAGTCTTGCCCAG TTGACGGTGGTTGGTCCGTCTTTTCCGACTGGGTTGACCAGGGAGTCTGCAGTGCCGAATGTGGGGGAGGAGACCAGCGCCAGACACGCGAGCGCACGTGCAACGACCCGGCCCCGGCCTACGGAGGGGCAGAGTGTAGTGGTGACAGCACAGAGACACGGATCATCGACTGCAACACCCACAACTGTCCAG TTGACGGTGGCTGGACCGACTTTTCCGACTGGATTGACGAGGGGTTCTGCAGTGCCGAATGTGGAGGAGGAGAACAGAGCCAGACACGCGAGCGCACGTGCAGCAACCCCACCCCGGCCTACGGAGGAGCAGAATGCAGTGGTAACAGCACAGAGACACGGACCATCGACTGCAACACCCACAACTGTCCAG TCCACGGTGGGTGGTCCGATTGGACAGAGTTTGCAGACGAGGGAGAGTGTTCTGTGTCTTGTGGAGGTGGTGACCAACAGCAGAAGCGGGACAGGCAGTGTAACAACCCCACCCCAGAACATGGGGGTCTGGACTGTGAGGGGGACAGCACCGAAACCAAATCGGTACCCTGCAATACGCACGAATGCCCAG TTCATGGTGGCTGGTCAGAGTGGTCCAACTGGACTTACGAAGATGAGTGCCCTGTGACCTGTGGCGGAAGTCCCGTCATGGAGTCGAGATTAAGGTCTTGTGATGCACCAGCACCTGCTCACGGGGGAGACGACTGCGAGGGTTCTCCCACGGAAAACAGGACAGGCCTTTGTAACGACAACCCATGCCCAG TGAATGGAGGATGGGGCGACTGGTCAGAATGGTCACAGGACGGCGAATGCTCTGTTTCTTGCGGTGGTGGCACCGTCAATGAACGTCACACCCGACAATGTGACAACCCTGCTCCTGCTCATGGCGGGGAGGAATGTGTCGGCGATGACGTGAACACAAGAGACGCCGAATGCAACACCCATGAGTGTCCAG TTGACGGTGGATGGTCCGACTGGTCTGACTGGAGACTTGATGGGAAGTACACAGTGACTGGGAACACTGGCACAGCGAATATGGTCCACGACAGAACCTGCACCAACCCTGCCCCAGCCTTCAACGGCAAGGAGTGTGAGGGACCGAGCAAGGAGCATACCCAGGCCTCCTGTCCGGTGACGCAGTGCCAGG GCATCTGTGACGACAGTTCTACAACCTACGCCTTCCCTGGAGAATACACAGCCTACTACGGCTGTAAGGAAGGACAGATGACCAAGAAGACGTGTTCCTCCAGAGACTACTACAACACTGACGATAGAAGCTGTGTCAAAATTTGTGAGCCGACTGGCCTCTCGAAGAAGATCCACCCTGGACGCAAATGCAACAAGTTCATTTTCTGTGTGTTTGGCAGTCCCTGGGAGATGCCGTGCTTCGGTCAGGACGCTGTTTGCCCTAGCGACTGCGTTCAGTAA
- the LOC137296703 gene encoding perlucin-like, translated as MILKLILLSLVTYATAVIKTELGFKWTQFDNVIMSTSVLYEVSNLRGRIWCVARCLQDHACISVFYRRQYRRCQFHDVLFMSPKDGEQETGTRYYSVTTNACPSHYVHNRLLNICYQLHLNKINRNEGLADCTTRGEHLVVIDSEDKQVHLLKQISSSSENLEHNYFIDGSDAATEGQWILHDGRPMTYFAWRPGFPANVSTAHDYIIESKLIQRTSIYVWQDRASKDTKYYICQKDL; from the exons ATGATTCTGAAGCTTATTCTGCTTAGTTTAGTGACCTATGCTACTGCTGTGATAAAGACAGAACTtggatttaaatggacacaatttgacaatgtcatcatgtcaACAAGCGTCTTGTATGAAGTTTCAAATCTTCGCGGTCGTATTTGGTGTGTCGCTCGGTGTCTCCAGGACCATGCCTGCATATCTGTGTTTTACAGACGGCAATACCGACGGTGCCAGTTCCATGACGTGTTGTTCATGTCGCCTAAAGACGGAGAGCAAGAGACAGGAACCAGATATTATAGCGTAACGACAA ACGCTTGTCCATCTCACTACGTCCACAACCGCCTCCTAAACATCTGCTACCAGCTTCatctcaacaaaatcaaccgcaACGAAGGTCTTGCTGACTGTACGACAAGAGGAGAGCATCTGGTTGTTATTGACAGTGAGGACAAGCAGGTCCACCTGCTAAAGCAGATTTCCTCCTCATCGG AAAATTTGGAACACAACTACTTCATCGATGGTTCGGACGCGGCAACCGAAGGCCAGTGGATACTTCACGACGGTCGACCTATGACCTACTTCGCCTGGCGTCCAGGCTTCCCGGCCAATGTCTCCACTGCGCATGATTACATCATTGAAAGCAAACTAATTCAAAGGACCAGTATCTATGTGTGGCAAGACAGGGCAAGCAAAGACACAAAGTACTACATCTGTCAAAAAGACCTATGA